The following DNA comes from Cucumis sativus cultivar 9930 chromosome 7, Cucumber_9930_V3, whole genome shotgun sequence.
TctacaacaaacaaaaaaaaaaaaaaaaaaaacacaagacTCAATTAGCCATTGCAACAACACAGCTGTTGGATATCGtaacaactaaaaaaataaccaaatcaCATCATAGTACTAACCACTGAAGTAGCATACAACccaattataataaaaactagCTTACATATTCCCTATTTCGAAGGAAATGAGAATGTAATCAAATAATGTTCGAAGTTTCCTTTATTCTCCACATTTCTTAATGAAATAACACAAACCCAGTACAAAGTTCAGTACAAAAACTAGGGTTTATGttctaataaaaacaaaagaagagaaaagaaaaaagaaggggGAGGCAAAAACATTTCAGTTCGATCGAAGTATGATTAAagtgatgaagatgaagggcATAGAAAGCAATCGATGAACTTACGACGATGAGCTTGAAGAGGTTAGCCTCCTTGGGTGGAAGTGACGCACCCATTGCTGCAGATAGTGGGAGATGGGGAAgaggatgagagagagagagagagagagagagataagaaAGGAGAgtgaaaaagaagtgaaaagaGAAGAACTTTGAGGTTTGTATGGTGTGAGCTTATAGAGACAGGTGGGTTTGGAGTGGTGGCGTTTATCTGCTGCAACCCTACGGGgaaggagaagatgaaaaaatgtataaaatcaatcaattaattaattaatattgaccgaaaggaaaaaaagagaaaaagaggaatTTTAGGGAATAAGCATtgatttgtatttctttttgtaatttgttgtaatttacATCGCAATGCGCGCGTGAACTTCCCCTACAATAATTTGTCTTTCAACTCTTTCCTTCTATTTTCGTTGAGgtgaaaattcaatattaaagctaaataatcatttttaaaaattaccaaaaatatagcctttaacaatatatttatatttagtaacaaaaaaaacacatttgttgtaaataatttgtttaagttttttataataataataataatatggtaGGGTGATATTTGccattatacttttaattttttaaataaaaatttgagtaccaaatttatccaaaaaaattaaaataagatacTTAAATTATACTGattatatagatttaaaattcaatatttagcATTTATAAACTTAAGGGCCCATTTGTTATTACTAAACATTTGAGACTTAACGGCCCATTTGTTACTATTTTAAGAGGAGTgttcataaaatattgaaaatcaaaCCTATTTGACAAACCAAACCGAATCGAAATCGATTGCATATGATTTGGTGTCGTTtggtttaatattttgaatcgaTTCTAAAACCAAATCATATTGcttcttttaaacaaatttaaataaatgttcattttgtttctaaaatttagataaacaAGTTAACTCGGGATCcagtaaaatctaaaatatagaGGAAAATTTTATAGGACTCAGTGTTTTGGTAGCTCGAGATTGTTCAAGATTTTAAAcatacaaattttatcaaacttgATGCTTTGATAGCCCAATATTCTTcgaaacttaaaacataaaggCAAAGTTTCCAAAACTCGGTGCTTTAGTAGTCTAAGATTGTTCAGAATTTAGAATAGATAGGAAAACTTTTACCAAACTTGGTGCTTTCATGGCTTAAtattgttcaatatttaaaacagAAAGGCAAATGTTATCGAATTCGATGTGTTTGGTGTCCTGATATTCTATGGGATTTAAACCGAACCGCATGTACTATTCGATTTTGATTAGGTTTTACACACATGTTTTGTTTcgtatgatatttttttacattttgcgGTTCGATGCAGTTTTAGCTTGAAACTAAATTCAATCGGACCGTGAACACCTCTATATTTTAAACAGCAAATTGccgaaaatatttttaaatacagcATAATGTTGTCATTTAGTTACAAACACTGTTTTGTTACTTCGTTTATCATTAGTACATATATTAGTTATAAGtgaaatttgtatttgtaaatgttgtaatatgttttgttatattttaaaacaaccataatttttcttatcaatGAACGCTTGCTCagttttaagaatataaacTAACTTGTATTGTACCAtagatgttttttttccttcttgatTGTAGTTCAATACACTTAGTGAGAAATGTGTGTTTGAGTTCCCAACTTCGAGTGGATCGTGTGAGCTATTGTACCTCATGACATAATTCATATTGCTCCAATAGTTAGTGTTTCAAACTATTGTAACCTACAAACTATCATATTGCTATTTCACGTCACTTCTTGTTACAATGTTCTCTACCCATATAGAAACATATTGCACTTAATCATAGACTAATACAATCCATATGAAAATGTATTGCGCCCAAAACACGTGCTATGTTAAATTCACATTGTTACCACCCACAACCGATGATACAGTCAAACAAGTACTTCAAACACtctttaacaattaaaaaaagaaaaccgaATTCAACAAGCATAAAATTTGTCCTACCAACTTTAATCAAATCTCTAATTTCACTCTACAAACTGTAGCAATAACAAGAATGTCCATGCAAGTGGTGCACTTTATAtattgttgaactaaaaacatacacaaacaaaaacaaataaaaatgacatAGTTGTATGGTTTTACACGTAAGACTACCATGGTATATTATACGTTTtcaagtttaaatttgataaatttagtATGCATCATACAAAAAACTACAacattcttattttaatttatttcaaaacgaCATGTGTGTAATATTAACTATGtacattttgtttgataattttcaTCTTAACCATCATCTAACTATTATAATATCTAAATATATTGGATTTTGTTGTACTATGAATGTacagataaaataaaaaatacaatagttTACCGAAAGATTTGTTTAACCATCTACTTTCAAAGCTAAAAATTTAGCCAATATATGTCTAAATCGTCTAAAACACAACTAGTTTAGTCAACTTTCTatataagaaaagaatatttacattcttatttcaataaagactaacttttaaataacaaaattataaaattccCAAGTcattcaaattattcttttaagttAATAGACTAGATATTGGAATATACTGATTTGtacacaaataaaacaaaacaaacatggAGTAGACTACAGTAGAAGGACGTATAAAGTAAATGGACTAAAACATAtttcaactaaaaaatatttttgtttagacCCAGAagtacttttttgttttttacccatttgaaaagaaaagcatcaaTTGCCATCTTGCAACTTTTTAGATGcatatataagaaaacaaatgtaaaggaaaagaaactcctttttaaaaaatagtttgggttacttctatttttattttaaaattgtaatatgaTCTTTTTTCCtaagaaatatatgaaaattacaatatataattttatggCAAAAATATATCAGAGTAGCAATTACATTAACCATATCAATATTCTGAAATTCTTAAAACATATTAGGGGAAACCAAAAAGTTCTGATTTATATTTGTATccaattatgatattttttatttgcttaTTTTCTGTTGTGatatttgaaatcaagaaacaaacaaacaatatgATTAAACATACTAATTTCATAAAAGGGTGAAAccaaaaataggaaaaaaggTTCTCATGACTCTAGAAAACCATTgggttactttttttttctctgagTTAAACTAAGTTTATTTGagcataaatatttttgacaaGTTCTCTAATTTGGATGTATAAGCTTAAATTAtccctaaacttttaaattgtttaaaacaaCGCattaaaagtattaaaatactaaaaatgaaattgtaacTTCTCGCTCTAAATTTGGTGAACCACCATCGATGAATTTATGTtgtaatttgataaaaaaaccaatattTTGATTGAGCATTTTGAATTAGAATTGTAATACAAAACTCATTTGGTTTGGACACTTTCAATTTGACtatattttcaagtgttttCACGTTTTACGAACTTACTTACACTTCTAGAATTCCTAGTAATTTTCTAATTGCATTCCCGCTGTCCAAACACCACGAAAAGATAGCATTATACAGCTACAAAAGGTTAACTATTGAATGTTCAAATGTTTGAGAGCAATTTTAAAATCCCAAAATCAAAAgtgattataatattttagaacCACTCTCAAACATGTCAAACATGTCAAGTAAGCACGAGAATATAGAATCAATGGACCCATTCTCACTTCTTTAGATTAACACAAGCATACTATGGCAACAACGCATACCAGCAAAAGCGTTTCTCTTTGTAAATCTCAAAGGACCTAAACTAAGAATTCTTACAAACTACTTTATGGAATGCCACGTCTATCTCCTCCTCAGTCATCTCAATCGTGTCATCACTATCATATTCCTTTGTTTCATGACCATTCTTCGACTCTTTCTTGACAATTcgcttcttctttctttctggGGAACTCTCAAGAAGAGAATTAAGTTCTACTTCATAAATGCTTTTAGAATCCGTGGCCTGCCTGCAAAGTTCCTCCTTTGATATCGACTCTTTCTTATTGCTAAGCTTTGCCAGCTCTTCCACCACCTGGGGAACGAACTTCCATTCTTCAGTCATCTGATTGATGTCCTGCACAAGaattaattgtgtttaaaGTGCCAATCTATAAGGCTGAGAGCAGATACCTTTTCCATTTCacgttaaataaaataaatgaacaatGAAGCATGCAAGCATATTGCGAGAAAGGCGAGATAATGAGAGAAGTGACAGTGGAATATTTGACAGGACGCTCGCATGAACCTTGAAGGAACAAAATCCAGCACCAGTTGAACTCAAAATTATTCCCAGCCAATAGAAATTCGTGATAAAATGGTTCTCATGCTAAGTTGCAACTGTCAGGGGTTGAAATGCCTGATCATTCACAGTATAGCTGATTGGTCGGTAATATCATCTGTTTTCTCACACTAGCGAGACACCGAGACCATTTAGAAAATCTCAATAACATacattgatgttttttttacacGTTATCTTATAGTTAGGCAAACATTTAGTAGCACAGTGAGTGCAAAGGAGAAATAGATAGAtcataaatacataaataggAAAAAACTGTCTACCTGATTTTGATGAAGAGAATCTATGGCATCTTGTAAACAAGTTAAAATTCCTTCTGCTGCTATTTTCTTTATCTCACTTGGATCTGGCTACAAAggttaaaaataagaattaaaatcaACGAAGTCTCACAATCTATCCAAATTTGAAGTGTGAAAAACCAAAGAGCCCATACATTCCTAAGAACCAACCAAGGGATTGAGAGAAGATTCCAGGTTGCCATTGAACTCAATTGGGGTACTTTGTGCTTGAAGTAAAATCTATACATTGCATAAAACAGAAAAGCATGTGTGTTACCTTCTCTTCTTGACTCTCTAGCCAAGAAAGTGTCTTATGGTAATCATCAATAGcccatttctttaatttcGAAGGAGAAAAGCAGTCTCTTGAAAAATTACTCCGTCTACTCTGGATATCTCGCACAATCAATGGTATAAATAGCCATATATCAGCATTTGTATGTATATGAATATAAAAGATGTAGCCGAACAATAACCAGCATCCCACAAAAggtcaattttgttttgttacgTCCCATATAAAGCATACAAATACTAATCAGAATGGAAAGACAAAGACGATATAATggaatataatttcaaaagaattagACTATTTACCTGAGCTATCTCCGGCTCATGTGGTTTTAAATGTGAAGTTTTTTCAACCACTCTCTGAGGTTTCTTGGATGGTGATGGAATATCTGCAACCATAGACCCCAGGATGAAAATGGATGAtgggaaattaaaaaatgattcttCGGCATATCAGGTACAAGGTGAAGGAACGAAAGGTatcaaaacattgaaaaaatcaGGAAAACAACGAAATGATAGTTACAAGACTTCAAGTGTCCAACGCCATGACACCAACCAAAAAAGTGGGTGTGGGGGGGTGGGGGAGgaattttctttggtttgCAACTGTAGAAGCCAAAGATTCAAACTGCCAAGGATATTTTGCCAAGGCATCAAGTTCTCACTCAGGGAGAGGAAATTTACTCATCAGATTCTCtttttgggtcattagatgATTAAAGGTGTCTTTCTCTGGGTATAGTAAGCTCCCGTGTTTTTTTATGGGCCTACTTTTTCTCCTTTATTTGGCTGACTTCAATAGTTGGcttctgtttctttctttctttctttcttctctcctatctttttgttttttgttatttttttaaaatcactttctcATAGAGTTTTGTTTTGGGGTTCTTTGTTGGAGGCTTGGAGCCTTGTTCTTGAGGGCTGCCGAACCTGGATCATTTCACTTGATGGCTCATTGCTTCTgattttctttgtcttttttgGTTGCAATGCTCTAGTTGAGgttgtttgtttcatttttctttccttttcctccTCACTCCATCGGGAGTTTGTTTCCTGAACATTTCCTTATCATATTATGAACGAAATGTTTCTGGTTCAGAAAAGAGCACAACACAGTAAATAATATACTGGGGGAAAAACACTTCACtactaattgttttttagggttttgatGTAAGGCAGTGAAAATAAGAACCATATTTTACTTAGTTATAGAATCATTTACAAATGCTAGAATGGGGTTTTTAAGGAACTTAACCTTGGTGTATGGTAGATTCTCTAGTCATGAACCTTCGCTAACTCCTTTGTGGCTTCTACAGAAATCTAAGTTTTCATGGCTTTGTGTGGTAAAAACACTTCAGAATGTTCAGTAGAAAAGGAATTAAAGAACATTTTGAAGGAATGAGTAAGGTTGGgagaatatttttatttggaaaaaagattaaattctATGTCGTTTTGGTTTactctctcttcctctcaaGTAATAATAACACCTTTCTCATTGTAGCCAATTGGTGTGGCTTTTGTAACCTCCTATAATTTGTATATctctttgtatttttcatatgATCACTAAGAAGTTTGTTTCTTCTAAAGTTGGTCAATCGAAAACAATGCACCATAGTTTGACTATAGTTCTATGACTACTGTGTCAGCTGTGGCCATGGTGGTTTTGAGTCTTGTGACTAACATTAACATTCAGTGGAACTACAGCCatggaaacataattatttttagatcaCCTTGGGTGGCTTCACGTGAAAGATCGCATCTTCTCCAAGGTTTTCCAGCATAGAGGAGGTAGCTTTCAATGTCAACAAGCCTCTTCTGTGCATAACATTCTGAAATCCACTCCTAAGAAAGAAGACAGAATGAGAGCACTTAGAACCTAAATCAACGATTTAGAATCCCCGTATCAGTGACAATCAGATATGATACAGTCAGATTTTAGACTTGATTTCTAGATACATCTAGGAGAAAATGTGCCGATATTGATATGCTTGAAAGAGAGCAATATGATATAACATGCTTAATGAAGAATAAAACTTGTTAATTTTCATGatccaagaaaaagaaaccatgACAAAAGCAAGACTgagaatatttcaaataaaccaCAATGTTCAGAACCTACTAAAATAAGcagaaaatttatttcatatcatcaacatGGTTGAATAATTGACACCAAACATACAGCTATCAAGTTTTCCCTTTAATCAAATCTAGCATCAGAAAAAATTTTAGCAACCAACTCTCCGATTCCTACATATCAAAGCCAacacattttttctttgtaacaATATCTGGTTAATGCTCAAGTTTTTgtacaaagaaaaaaccttTGATACTATGGTTCCACAATCTGACTCCACTTGCCGAAATTTTGGGGTATTTGGGAAAGCACAGATCAACAAAGTGCAATCTGAGTTCCAATCAGGTTTATATTGAGCTCCCATTTCTAAAGCTTGAGATCGCAAAATGCTACGCTCAGGATTAACAAAACCTGACAACACGAAAACTACTCCTTCCTGCATTTAACGTTGGCCTTTTAGTTTAGTGCGACTGTCAACTatcaaaatatgtaaaaatagCAGGTAAAAGGAAGACAATGGGTGAAAAGAGACAATATGTAAACCAGAAGTCTGGAGAAATCATGGTGTAATGAACTGCTCACTGGACCTTCACCATTTCCCTTCTCTTGCTTAGGCTCTTCAGCTTCGACCATCAAATCATTTCCAACAGAAGCAGAACTGTTTGGTTTCTTGCCTCGAGACGTACTTCCATCGTCCTTCCCACTCATCCATGAAGGAAGACTGCGCTTAGCACTGCCGCCACCCTCATTGGCCTTTGAATTTGACATATCGCTCCTGCTAAAGCGATTCACTTTCTACTACCAGGCTGAAATTTGTCAGCTCATCTCAAATGCAATGAAGACTTGCATGAAAACTCTAAAGACACCCGTTCTCAAAGCACTAAAGAGGTGCGAGTAAGAGCCTACAAAGATTATGGACGCTGTTTTACAATACTGAAACAACTTCAAATTATTGCCAGGTGACACAAACATAGAATCAAAATGCACTAGTTACAAAACCTAACCAAACCTAAACGAGTTCATGTCAATTTCATCTCATCAATTCTCAATACCCGATCGAACTTGAAAAACTAATGTTGCCACTtcatatcaagataattacgaataataatagaaaattaacacaacaTTTGGTAGCGAACCGACAGGAAAATGGAAGGTATTAAGCTCAACGAGGTCAAAACATATTAAGCAGTGCATTAAGTTTGATATGCAGTCGCCAAGCTGAAGTGAAATTTGACCACTGGCATTACAGCGTATCGTGATCGGGTAGGTTAGCAAGAAACCGGCAAAGATTGTAGGAAGATGATGATTGAAATTAGAAACGAAACGATACCTGAATTTTACTTCCAGTGAGTTGATTCGAAAGGTTCAGAGTCGATTCAAGAAGTCAGCACATAGCCCGCGATTGCAACCTTCCCATATTTCCACCGTTCAGAGTTATAGAAACTGTTAGATTTACTCTTCAATCCcttcaatttcattaatttgtatctttggtaagtttttttcctttttagtttttagtgaGAAATATTATGCTCAACATTTGTAACTTTaacaaagttataaaaaaaaagtaatattttttgtaattaatgataaatattaatatcctataaaaaaaacgttttagattataaaattgattattgtaattttaaaattattatagtaGGACTATGTTAATTTTAGTTTACGTTTgagtttatattaatttagtttgtattagaatagtatatatttgaaaacaatttttttttagttaaaaaaaatagtaaacatgttgttatatactaaaaaataatgataaaaaattaatgaactTAAAATAGTCAAAACAATAACGAATAAATATAGTAGGaaataagaattttgaatCGCAACAAACACAATTTCATTGAAATAAGTTGGCTAAAAGGAGAAAGATGAAAGTTTTGAAGGACCTCATCtgcaaaacaataaaaatttgaacGGAAAAAAACAATACGAGTTTTCGCGCTTTGGTTCACTCTTTCGAATTTGGAGTTGTTCTAGGGTTCGGTTCAAACGTTGGAGATGATAACAATGGCGAACGAAGAAGCTCGACACTCCGATGTTATCGATCCTCTTGCTGCTTATTCTGGTATCAATCTTTTTTCGACCGCATTTGGTACTTTGCCGGATCCGTCAAAGCCACATGATCTTGGAACAGACCTCGACGGCATCCACAAGCGCCTCAAATCCATGGTATTACTATCTTTCCATAGTCGTTGCATATGATGCTTCCATTTTACTGATTTATTTGGTTTACAGTGCTTCCTGCTTGCTCCAAGAGCTCCGCCGGCCATTCAATCGCCGgtgttttttcttattttttttttaaaatttctgcATGTTTTGAGGATGAATTGGAATCCGTATACTGTTCCCACGTTGTTAGTAAGTATGCCAGCGTGCGACATGGTTTTCCTTCTTAGTCGTGACGATTTAGCTCAATGGTTGAATTGGAGACTCGGGTTTCTTGTTACTGTGAAAATTTGGGGAAGTGAAATGCTCTTGGCTTTGAATTTAATGGTTTCTTCTTAACTTAAACCCAAACGTCCTGCCTACtttggtttttatttgtaatatcTGGGTAGTTCACTTGGTTTGTGAACTTAGATTTGAGATACTTCCTGGCGTGATGTTTAGTTCGTCGGTTTGAGACGGGGCTGGGTTCTTAAGAATATCGATGCAAGAGTGATTGAAATTACAACTTCTTATGGTGTTAGTGTGGTACAGCCTTGTTTATCATTCTTCCTATCCCATCTCATCCCCATTTTCTCATCATCTTGGCTCCTCAAGATGCATTTTGTATCTATTTCTACTTTTGGTTTAACTAACGACCAACGACTCTCTTCTAAATATGTCAGGTGTTAAGGAGTCCCAGTAAACTATTAGAACAGGCCAGATCAATTTTAGATGGCAACTCAAATTCGATGATATCTGAAGCTGCCACATTTCTTgtgaagaatgagaaaaatgagGAAGCTACAGTGAAGGCAGAGGAAAATCTTCAAGAAAGAAGGCCGGCCTTAAACCGAAAGCGGGCtaggttttctttaaaaccCGATGCTAGGTAATGCTTTTAATAGTGAAATTTTCCTACTctttcaagaacaaaattaacatTCTGGCCAACTTTTATGAGATCTTCTTTTTATAGGCAACCTCCTGTGAACTTGGAACCAACATTTGACATCAAACAATTGAAAGACCCCGAGGAGTTCTTTTTGGCCTATGAAAAGCATGAAAGTAAGTTGTTCTTATGCTTCTTTTTTcactcaaatttcaaataatatagaCTTGTGTCAATATTATCTTCCCATTTTGCAATTGGTCCATAGATGCCAAAAAAGAAATCCAGAAGCAGACGGGAGCAGTTTTAAAGGACTTGAACCAACAAAATCCGTCGACGAATACACGCCAGCGTAGACCGGGGATTCTTGGGTATAATCACttatatgttatattattaACAAAGTTTTgtaccttttcctttttgtgtCACGTTTTCTTGTGGTTGACAGTCCAAAATCTTCTCGTGCATGTAGAAGATCTGTTAGATACAAGCatcaatattcatcaatagcAACTGAAGATGATCAGAATGTAGATCCTTCTCAAGTGACATTTGATTCAGGCATTTTCAGTCCATTGAAATTGGGCACAGAAACACACCCAAGTCCACATATAATTGACtcagaaaagaaaactgaTGAAGATGTAGCCtttgaggaggaggaggaggaggaggagctCGTTGGTAGGTATTTTATTATAGAGATTAGAGATCAAAATGCAACTTTTTGCATGCATCATGGTTCAGTTGATTTTATCTATCTCACATGCTGCCGTCcttttcctctcttctttttcatttctcacTGTCCCTGTTAAAACTAATGGTGGTTTGCATGGACCTCTTTGacccttttttccttttcccttttaGCTTCAGCTACGAAGGCAGAGAACAgaataaatgatattttgaatgaatttcTCTCTGGTAATTGTGAAGATCTAGAAGGTGATCGAGCCATCAACATATTACAGGAGCGCTTGCAGATTAAACCTCTTACTTTAGAGAAATTATGCCTTCCAGATTTAGAAGCCATTCCAacaatgaatttgaaatcttcAAGAAGCAATCTATCAAAGCGTAGTTTGATCAGTGTGGACAATCAGTTACAAaagatagaaattttgaaatctaagCAGGACAATGTAAATTTGGTTAATCCTGTTTCTACACCATCATCAATGAGAAGTCCATTGGCATCGTTATCAGCACTAAATAGACGGATTTCactttcaaattcatcaagTGATTCATTTTCAGCTCATGGCATTGACCAATCTCCATCAAGAGATCCTTACCTTTTTGAACTCGGTAATCACTTATCTGATGCAGTTGGTAATACAGAGCAGTCAAGCGTTTCTAAGTTGAAGCCACTTTTAACCAGAGATGGTGGGACTGTAGCAAATGGAATTAAACCATCCAAAATTCTTTCTGGAGATGATTCCATGTCTAATATATCTtcaagtaatattttaaatgtacCCCAAGTTGGGGGCAATACTGCTTTAAGTGGAACTTATGCCAGCACGGAGGCTAAAAATGTTAGTGTCAGCAGCACAGACGTGgaaataaatgagaaattgaGTTGTCTTGAAGCCCAAGCAGATGCGGTGGCTAATATGCAGATTGAAGATCACGAAGGATCAGCTTCTGAGCAACCAAAATTATCTGAGGTGGATCTAATCAAAGAGTACCCGGTTGGCATTCGGAGTCAGTTGGGTATGATCTTCAATGCCAGTATCATTAGTTACTAGCtgataatttcttttattgtcaTGTAAATAGGAAATTAAAGCCCAACATTATGTTACTGCCAAGTGCTCATTTTAGCACGTTTGATGgttgaactttttttcttttttgataaattttgaacacatatgttttacttttactaAATATATCTGAGAAATAATAGATAACTTAATGAGAAATACATCTCGgatatttaactaaattttagtAGTTGAAGTGTACCATTTAATGCTTCACATTTTGAAGAAACcctataattaatattttgtttctctgAATGAAAAGACacattccaatttttttcAGTCATGTCATAGTTCTGAATTGGCTTAAGCTTTCTCCTATGAAAATCCATTTCCTTTCTTCATGGATTTAGCTGTGCTTATTTGTACTTGTATTTTACATTGAAAAAGCAGAAATTTATTCATGTTTGCTTATCAATTCCTAGTAGATATTGATGATTTCAGGCTctgttctttgttttttaacagATCAATCAGCTGCTACTTGTACTGAAAATATTGTTGATGGGTCATCTAGAAGCAGTGGTACAGAACACCGCGATGAGGTTTTTgaccttttcttctttatcattTGGGCCTTTATTTCCAGTAGCTCATGATTGATGACTCTGAGTTCTTTGTCAAATTGTGGTATTTGTTATAGATGAAGCTTTGCAGATTatgttttacaaaaaaaaaagcgtTATTGGGGTTATCATTGTTAAAAGGAAGTGTTCTCAGTTTCATTAATCATTTTGTCGGGCATATATTAGTAACTAATGGTAAACGCTGATAATATGCAGATGGAAGATCATGAAGGATCAGCTTCTGAGCAACCAAAGTCATCTAAGGTGGATGTGATTAAAGAGTACCCAGTAGCCATTCAGAGTCAGTTGGGTATGATCTTCAATACCAGAATCATTAGTTACTAGCTGCTAATTTCTTGTATCATCATGTAAATAGGAAATTAAAACCtaacattatatatttatgttactGGCTTCAGCTGTATGCTCATTTTTGTGTGTGAATTTTGGACatgtatatttttgtttcatgatAGTTAACTAAATTTTAGTAGTTGAAGCGTACCATATTTTGAAGGAACTctgtttgatatataaataaacttgCATTCACCCATTTGCAtaagcttttgggtcaatCGGTG
Coding sequences within:
- the LOC101218908 gene encoding centromere protein C isoform X4: MITMANEEARHSDVIDPLAAYSGINLFSTAFGTLPDPSKPHDLGTDLDGIHKRLKSMVLRSPSKLLEQARSILDGNSNSMISEAATFLVKNEKNEEATVKAEENLQERRPALNRKRARFSLKPDARQPPVNLEPTFDIKQLKDPEEFFLAYEKHENAKKEIQKQTGAVLKDLNQQNPSTNTRQRRPGILGSVRYKHQYSSIATEDDQNVDPSQVTFDSGIFSPLKLGTETHPSPHIIDSEKKTDEDVAFEEEEEEEELVASATKAENRINDILNEFLSGNCEDLEGDRAINILQERLQIKPLTLEKLCLPDLEAIPTMNLKSSRSNLSKRSLISVDNQLQKIEILKSKQDNVNLVNPVSTPSSMRSPLASLSALNRRISLSNSSSDSFSAHGIDQSPSRDPYLFELGNHLSDAVGNTEQSSVSKLKPLLTRDGGTVANGIKPSKILSGDDSMSNISSSNILNVPQVGGNTALSGTYASTEAKNVSVSSTDVEINEKLSCLEAQADAVANMQIEDHEGSASEQPKLSEVDLIKEYPVGIRSQLDQSAATCTENIVDGSSRSSGTEHRDEMEDHEGSASEQPKSSKVDVIKEYPVAIQSQLDQSTTTTCAENIADGASRSSGTDHHDGEQVKPKSRANKQHKGKKISRRQSLAGAGTTWQSGVRRSTRFKTRPLEYWKGERLLYGRVHESLTTVIGLKYVSPAKGNGKPTMKVKSLVSNEYKDLVELAALH